A window of the Trichoderma asperellum chromosome 4, complete sequence genome harbors these coding sequences:
- a CDS encoding uncharacterized protein (EggNog:ENOG41) — MSTSDLPSSSSPTIILTNPTPPERIRTWTYSQPEWGNSLTVPEYLNREEYLLTIPLARNGGITNWILTDSAAAVDADTAERPVLASCETLRKRALVRGKNGIVRDVWAYGIASVFTYSEFRGRGYAGKMIELLRGYMRAKQQESGEPAFSILFSDIGKQFYAKHGWMPLENTQIEYRVKETPVEFDASVIKLLSDDDLPALAERDEELIRKEMALPNSADASKTRVAVLPDVDTLQWHFYRQAFICNTAYGRKPTIHGALYTSPSTGSRVWGLFERNHYGGPNKPEKNVLSFLRFVIEDSNISDQELSDAVVGIFRAAEKEAKDWECSKVEIWNPLGRVRKIVESAAEFESTFVVRDAKNLASLNWFGEGATEDLDWVVNERFEWC, encoded by the coding sequence atgTCTACCTCAGACCTgccctcatcctcttcgccaACCATCATCCTGACCAACCCAACCCCTCCGGAACGCATCCGCACCTGGACCTACAGCCAACCGGAATGGGGAAACAGCCTCACTGTGCCAGAGTATCTCAACCGCGAGGAATACCTGCTCACCATCCCGCTCGCCCGCAACGGCGGCATCACAAACTGGATCCTCACAGACAGCGCCGCTGCCGTCGACGCAGACACCGCTGAGCGCCCCGTGCTGGCCTCGTGTGAGACTCTGCGCAAGCGTGCCCTTGTGAGGGGCAAGAATGGAATTGTCAGGGACGTCTGGGCTTACGGAATCGCCAGCGTCTTCACTTACAGCGAGTTTCGAGGCAGAGGATATGCCGGCAAGATGATTGAGTTGCTGAGGGGATACATGAGGGCCAAGCAGCAGGAATCCGGCGAGCCAGCGTTTTCCATTCTCTTCTCTGATATCGGCAAGCAATTCTATGCCAAGCACGGATGGATGCCACTAGAGAATACTCAGATCGAGTACCGCGTAAAGGAAACCCCCGTAGAGTTTGACGCATCCGTTATCAAGCTGCTTAGCGATGATGACTTACCCGCCCTGGCTGAACGAGACGAGGAGCTCATCCGCAAGGAAATGGCTCTTCCCAACTCTGCCGATGCGTCTAAAACCCGCGTCGCCGTTTTGCCAGACGTCGATACTCTGCAGTGGCACTTCTACCGCCAGGCTTTCATCTGCAACACCGCTTATGGCCGCAAACCCACCATCCATGGCGCCTTATACACTTCACCCTCGACTGGCTCTCGTGTCTGGGGTCTCTTCGAGCGGAACCATTATGGCGGCCCCAACAAGCCTGAGAAGAACGTCTTGAGCTTCCTGAGATTCGTCATTGAAGACAGCAATATTTCCGACCAAGAGTTATCTGATGCCGTTGTGGGTATCTTCCGCGCTGCTGAAAAGGAGGCCAAGGACTGGGAGTGCTCAAAGGTCGAGATCTGGAACCCGCTTGGAAGAGTTAGAAAGATTGTTGAGAGTGCGGCTGAGTTTGAGAGTACCTTTGTTGTGAGAGACGCCAAGAACTTGGCAAGCTTGAATTGGTTCGGTGAAGGTGCTACAGAAGACCTAGACTGGGTTGTCAACGAGCGATTTGAGTGGTGCTAG
- a CDS encoding uncharacterized protein (BUSCO:EOG092D3F3H) gives MSGFQIPGLGQAKLNEVLPPLPTDLSIAAANAADEDKEMHDANPPTAETTSTTTENHNEAAKPTGSEQPTVFEASDDMTIDKPGSPPSLTSALEAALGGLDNTNIHQQPPAPEQESVPLQPDQSEHPEWEIDSSPYESSDSSSSDSSSDDDDDSDNEGYEPLGIEETARILMETEGGSDDEGDRGKSSGSGYVRTKNELPDEIIPKPDVTITPEMAIEELGAIEHIVENIMLVKAFTPGEYQVLDSGSILCTSERVVIGVIAETIGKVLQPMYTVMFNSAEEIKELGLEVGAKVFYPVDHASYVFTEPLKNLKGSDASNLHDEEIADEEIEFSDDEKEAEYKRSLKQKKKDKWKSSGGKEGRQPHPLRHEMSADGSLNYDEEDDGPYTPLARPAGYGTGAPQAENYEPAPRPSFQRGGRRGDSRGRGNRGRGSGRGGRGGYNQPRDGYSLPPQASAPAGWNFNPAPPSNPVQVPSLPQFGFPVPGWPQPAAGQHGGPPAVPPPPPGWPGSAQGQGQASDAGAFVNPAFFAALMSQIQAQTGQTGWNGQAPPPPPPPQQ, from the coding sequence ATGTCTGGATTTCAGATTCCCGGGCTAGGCCAGGCGAAACTCAACGAGGTTCTACCGCCTCTGCCGACTGATCTTTCAATTGCGGCTGCGaatgctgctgatgaagacaaagaaatGCACGATGCAAACCCACCCACGGCAGAAACTACATCGACGACGACAGAAAACCACAACGAAGCCGCCAAGCCAACAGGCTCCGAACAGCCTACCGTTTTTGAGGCATCAGATGATATGACAATTGATAAGCCTGGGAGCCCACCATCTTTAACATCTGCTCTAGAGGCAGCCCTCGGTGGCCTGGACAATACCAACATACATCAACAACCGCCAGCTCCCGAACAAGAGTCAGTTCCTCTACAGCCCGACCAGAGCGAGCACCCAGAATGGGAAATCGATTCTTCGCCATATGAATCTTCCGACTCGAGCAGTTCCGATTCATcctctgatgatgatgatgactctGATAATGAAGGCTATGAGCCTCTGGGCATTGAAGAGACAGCTAGGATACTGATGGAGACGGAAGGAGGCTCAGACGATGAGGGTGATAGAGGGAAATCCTCTGGATCCGGGTACGTACGCACAAAGAATGAGCTTCCCGACGAAATCATTCCCAAGCCAGACGTAACGATCACCCCCGAGATGGCGATAGAAGAGCTCGGCGCTATAGAGCACATTGTCGAAAACATCATGCTTGTCAAGGCATTCACTCCGGGAGAATACCAAGTTCTGGACAGCGGGTCTATCTTGTGCACCTCAGAGAGAGTAGTCATTGGCGTTATTGCAGAGACAATTGGAAAGGTGCTGCAGCCGATGTACACGGTAATGTTCAACTCGGCTGAGGAAATAAAGGAGCTTGGACTAGAGGTTGGCGCGAAAGTCTTCTATCCCGTCGACCATGCATCATACGTTTTCACAGAGCCTCTAAAGAACCTTAAAGGTTCAGATGCCAGCAACCTCCACGATGAAGAAATTGCCGACGAAGAAATCGAATTTTCAGATGACGAGAAGGAAGCGGAATATAAGCGTTCgctgaagcaaaagaagaaggataagTGGAAGAGCAGTGGTGGGAAAGAGGGGAGGCAGCCTCATCCTCTGCGCCATGAAATGTCTGCTGATGGCAGCTTGAActatgacgaagaggatgacggACCATACACGCCGCTTGCTCGACCTGCAGGCTATGGCACGGGCGCTCCACAGGCTGAGAATTACGAACCCGCTCCAAGACCAAGCTTCCAGCGAGGAGGCAGGAGGGGAGACTCtagaggaagaggcaatAGAGGAAGAGGTTCAGGTCGCGGTGGCAGAGGAGGCTACAACCAGCCCAGAGATGGAtattctctccctccccagGCATCTGCGCCGGCAGGATGGAACTTCAACCCGGCTCCTCCGTCTAATCCAGTACAAGTACCGTCTCTTCCTCAGTTTGGATTTCCTGTTCCTGGATGGCCACAGCCAGCGGCTGGCCAGCACGGCGGTCCTCCTGCGGTACCACCGCCACCCCCAGGCTGGCCTGGATCTGCCCAAGGTCAGGGCCAGGCATCTGATGCTGGAGCATTTGTCAATCCTGCGTTCTTTGCCGCTTTGATGAGCCAGATTCAGGCGCAAACTGGACAGACGGGGTGGAACGGCCAGGCCCCGCCACCACCTCCGCCACCTCAGCAATAA
- a CDS encoding uncharacterized protein (EggNog:ENOG41) — MFGILEAVAVPHAGVFSTYEELIKDLNGRMEKEGYKIVKARSHRSRMGGADIPGNDIVRCDLVCDRGGRPYKCMATKHKTTTKKTDCPWKAKAVNRKSIGGWVLTISCDQHNHAPGTPEPPTPSEMSEEENDLTELPDMDDGPRPDAQTATAIQLAGVSESTLRLTGDTFHQLKSDYRKMPQPDRLNALAQFQMQIAAIYAVQNEDWQRQRRQEAQDKRHSLVEKGRRQLSTQKQRARRQRRQDDQTQQHQHQQNLDQQAVHHQLQQEAQNSHLQPLMQEPHFQLAQNPATTPVPLPAGITMTTIPTAFSHFTGPPKRIRGHRPTMATQPEV, encoded by the exons ATGTTTGGGATCCTCGAGGCTGTTGCTGTGCCGCATGCCGGCGTCTTCAGCACGTACGAGGAGCTGATCAAGGACCTCAATGGGcggatggagaaggagggcTATAAGATTGTCAAGGCTAGGTCGCATCGCTCCAGAATGGGCGGCGCTGACATCCCTGGAAATGACATCGTCCGATGTGATCTCGTGTGTGATCGTGGTGGTCGGCCGTATAAATGCATGGCTACCAAGCACAAGACAACCACCAAGAAGACGGACTGTCCTTGGAAAGCCAAAGCAGTCAACCGCAAGAGCATTGGCGGCTGGGTGCTGACCATCTCTTGCGACCAGCATAACCATGCTCCTGGGACTCCAGAGCCACCAACGCCATCTGAGAtgagcgaagaagagaatgacCTTACCGAGCTTCCAG ATATGGATGATGGTCCGCGGCCCGATGCTCAGACGGCAACGGCAATTCAACTAGCTGGCGTCTCTGAATCAACCCTTCGTTTAACAGGCGACACTTTTCACCAACTCAAGTCCGACTACCGCAAGATGCCGCAGCCAGACCGGCTGAATGCACTTGCACAGTTTCAGATGCAGATTGCAGCCATTTACGCTGTCCAGAATGAGGACTGGCAACGTCAGCGGagacaagaagctcaagataAGCGGCACTCGCTGGTGGAAAAAGGCCGCAGACAGCTATCAACCCAGAAACAGCGTGCACGTCGCCAGAGACGACAAGACGATCaaacgcagcagcatcagcatcaacagaATCTTGATCAACAAGCAGTTCATCATCAACTTCAGCAGGAAGCACAGAATAGTCATCTCCAGCCATTGATGCAAGAGCCGCATTTCCAGCTTGCACAGAATCCTGCCACGACGCCTGTTCCCCTCCCTGCCGGGATAACCATGACCACAATTCCCACAGCGTTTTCTCATTTCACCGGCCCGCCCAAGCGCATTCGCGGCCACCGACCGACCATGGCAACTCAGCCTGAAGTTTAA